The Ziziphus jujuba cultivar Dongzao chromosome 5, ASM3175591v1 genome segment AAAATAGCCTTTCCACATATATCGAGAAAAATACTGGTGCTCCAGAAATACCAAACGCTTCAAACACAACTATGTTGTTGAGTCACATGGTTGTCTCTTGAGAGTCTGGTACTCTCCTGGATATTTTTAGATTTCACATATATGAACACCAGTACATGTAATATTCCTAATAAGCTGCCAAAGTGGCATTCGGCAACAGCTTGACGAATTCGACAGCAACAGCCACAGAATTATTGGCGGCAAGGGTGATGAAAGTATCGGCCTCATTAGAGTCGgcagagccaccgccggccaagTCGGAGAGAGCTCTTATAACAATGAAAGGAATCCTCTGCTGGAAACTAATTAAGGCCACGGCTGCACTTTCCATTTCCACGGGGCTGATATTGAACTTCTCGTATAGGAAGCCACGGTATGCTGCATTGTCTAAGTAGATGCTCGCACTTGTTCCCCTTTCCACTCTCACCACCTTTGGCGTTGTGGTCAAACATGTTGTTGAGTTTACGCAATCTTCCAGTTCTAGACCCTACTTTATCAGTAGTACTCATAGTTAGGCAACGTTAATCAATCACCATCTTCGACAAATGTAAtagtaagaaagaaaaaaaaatttaaaaatatgtaataGCATATATAGCCACCCAATTTGGCTTATGAGACTTATCAAGGATCACCAAAAAagaggcccttttttttttctttttattgttaaaaattgAAGTTATAGGGGGAGTAAGTACAAATATTACCTCCAAATTTTGAGCGAGATGATAATAGAGAGAATCAACAGGAACCCAGAAGGCATGCTGTCTCTGTTCAGGAGTCCCATCTATTGGGAAAACTTCTTCCCGTTGATACCAAATATTATTGAGGAGGTTGTCATAGGAGCCGAAATCCTCATCCGAGACATTCACTGTATAATTTGGGATATTAATGTACCCTAATTCTCTCGTGTAGTCTCCATTTGCTTCAAGCGGTAGCTCGTCTTCGGGGCCTTGTCCATACCTCTGCACCGTTTACCATACTTCAATTTGAGAATGGGAGAGATAGCACAATTGGTATGTATATGTACACATACACACAACAAATCTCTTATTAATTACGTTGACTTGGTGATATTATACTAAATGTTGGATTTGCTtgtgtttatataatattatcaaaacaacctgatgaaaaaaaaaaaaaaaaaaactactgactatataaatatatatatatatatatatattttaaacataCCTGCCAATTCCAGAGACCAGAATGCGACCAGCTTTGAGGAATAGCCACATCTCCAATATGAAGGGAAGGGTTCGCATTCCCGGCTATTCCATAGTGCAACACTCCTTCTACATTGAAGAGGGTCAATAGAAGTTGAGTGGTTACAGCTGAATTGACCTGCataaaacccccaaaaaataaaaaagttagcttttttcttatatatatatatatatatactgtataggcataaaacataattaaatgctttaccaaaaaaaaaaaatatatatatatatatatatattacataaaacataattaaataagataACAGAAATGGAGAACAATAATACCATGCCAAGGCCTGTCAGGGTTAAAATTACTTTCTTGCCGGCAATAGTTCCAAACCGGTATCTCCTTCCTAATAACCAACAGAAAAGAAGATAGTAGAGGTGATTTAGTTAGTAGATAGAACGAGGGGAAACAAAAGCTAGTTAATTAGCTAGATTTGTACATAAGCAAgttaatatgtatgtatatataccaGAAATATCAATGGTCAAATTTTTAGCTTTGAAGTCGGGATGATTAAGCAGAGGGTTCAATTCGAAAAGATTTGGAATCACTATTCCAATGTAAGGGCCATTCTTATTGGCCTTGTTGATCAATTTATTGGTTTTCAGAGGAATTGTAGCATTTATCTGATGTGCACCAAGCTGGATCGCAATCAGAGCAAGAAAGATCCTGGAAGCTACACCAAGAACTCCCAttttttatgagaaaaaaaaaaagggttggaactttttctttttggattgtCAAAGCGTTGGTGTTAAAGAGGAAGGTGATGAGAAAAGAAATTTATAGACAAATGGATGCGGCAAATAGTGTAAAGATTACAGCATCTTCAATAAAAATGTTACTCTTCAATTAAATGTGAAAACTaacatttatttgaatattatttttaaaaattaccttttaatgataatttgtACAATAAATGTCAAGCTCGTTCATTGTAGACGTTATCGATGTGAATATAATCTTTTAGAAGTTTTATTAAacgttataatttttttttcttaaaaagtaaTTTGTTTAAGCTCTGTTAgacaatattataatttttcttaaagatcatattttaagatttaacaaacattaattatcaattattgattaaaaaaaaatatagcatCAATGATAAATTTTCTAGCTTCCTAGTCGGGAATCGGGATGATTAAGCAAAGGGTTCATTTCGAAAAGATTTGGAATTACTATTCTaaagtgttagagaaaaatataaatgaaatgaaagccCATTTTGCATCAAATTAATCTTTTGGAATAAATGGTAATTCAATATGGTATCAGAGTCCAAAAGATTGGGGTCTACATATGAAGGAGAGTATTAGAAAAAAACATACATGAAATAAATATTCACCTTCCAtcagtttaaatttttagaataaatgATAATTCAATACTAAGTAAGAACCACTTTTATTTACCTTATCTATCAGTTTTCTAGGAATCATTATTCATAAACTGAATCATAATCAGAGCAAAAAAGATCATAGAAGCTACTCCAAGACTCCCTTATTTCatgaggaaaataaataaattggaactttatttttggatatgttaattaggttttttggtaaattggaCATGTTCAAATAGTTGGTGTTAAAGAAGGAGGGTAATTGTGATGAGAAGAGAATTTTCAGTGAAATAGATGAGGCAAGTAGCCAGTGTAAAGTCTGAccaaaagaggggaaaaaaaaaaatgaagaagaagaagaagaaactgaGATATAGTAAAGGGTTTTATATTGCTGGcagcttttttcattttttttttatttatcatttgcCAATTTCTCACTTTCCAAATTTTGAGCTGTATAAGTAATGAAGAACGCACCAACTCAATCAATGCATTTGACATTgctttttttccattaaaaaatatagattttatatGCTCGCATAAAATCACATTTGTCACAAATTAAAAAGTGATATTAGCACCAATGCACcttaaattatatctattttgacattttccatcttttttttttttttttgatattgtgCACCTTGaacattacttttttttttttttttaacatcttaCATCCTCCTTATTTTTCATGTTAACTTTTTAATAGATTTGTTACATAAATGGCACATGAGATAAAAATCAAGGTGTAAAGTGtaattctatataatatatggtGCAAAATGCAAAAAGtttcaaataaaacaattaataaactttttttcattataaataattattgttcttcaaataaattagtaaagtTGTAAAGGaatgcaaatgtaatttttgaaaagtaaaaaacaattatatctaaatattatggagattaaaaaaaataaagacttataaaaaaataataaaagcattataaaatctaaaagaaaactttcaaaatatgttatttttatttatttcatgtattttttagatttatatttattattttgttaaaaaaaaaatacttttaagattttgtaatatgtattttttacataaaatttttacttttcccccaaaaaaaaataaaataaaataaaactttgtagTCCATGTTCAAACTTTtttggtctttatttatttatctttttaggaaatctattatatgtaaagacttttattttaatttttgaaaaatcatattttatttattttatctttttataaacttctttaaattataatagttttatttaataaaatttttctatttaattaattttttatttaaaaatttttgcattttgcatcttaaattatacaaaattacaCTTAcaccttcattttttatttttccccatATGTCAATCATGTGATAAATATGTCAAaaagttaaccaaaaaaaaaaaaaaaaaacaaaaaggatgcAACGTGTAAAGAAAAGTAAACTTCAAGATGCATAATgcaagaaaaaaagtttagaatGTGTAAAGTGTTAAAATGAATATTGTTTTGAGTGTCTCGATATCAATATCCCTATTAAAAACGAAAAATATAACCTTCACTCTATACATAGCCAAGCTTTTTGCTAAAACAAGCTAATATTGACTAAGACTCGTggattttctaaaatttgatggatcatcctttttatttatttatttatttattttctttttgaagaatcttttgatcttttgaaaaatactatattattataGGTAATCCATCGTCAACGAACACCCACATTTATGTACTAATTTAACAGTCTATTATAAagattaaccaaatatttttttcagaTCAACATTTTCATTCATAAAaattacaatgataaataataaaactcaaTCTTTTTCCTTAATTTAAATTAGTAAGCATGTTAAAGTTGATTGGATAtgctctcttttcttttctttttttttttttttttttttctgtcgtAAAGATTGGATATGCTGTCATAGTTAAGCTATATGCGGCATGCATATGAAATGCATGGGATAAGATTGCCTTGCAAAGCCCGTGTCCTTTTTCTCccgcttttatttatttatgtttgcttctttcttttctttttttttttttttattgatagatCGAATGGTTAGCTCAAACGTCGTTTTCTCTgattgctcaccttttttttttttttatggttaaaatattaaatgatccATAACCATaatatagaaaaaacaaaaaatttgattaatgcAACCATTTACATTCAAACAACCCTAGTAGtgccaattattaaaataaaaaaaaggcaccCTAGTAATTCATTTGACAacgtttatgttttttgtttgaaaaatcaaCCATACATAAATGAATAATcatttataaccaaaaaaaaaaaaaaattgtttatcaaaataaaccttatttaataaatagttttaaatGATCAATTACGTATTTctatgaacccaaaaaaaaaaaaattaagtattttgttctttttttccctttaattttatattttttttcctttgaaaaatTTAAGTTTGTAGTTAGGTGAGAattctaaataatatttaaggtacaaattaattatacacAATTGATAAAAcctttaataaaaattgaaattaaaaaaccagaaaaataaaTCTGCATGATTAATCAGAGTTCTTTTATATCTCccttcctccccccccccccccccccctcttattatttaaagataaaatttcatttatactcaattagttttattattattttatttaaaatccatgtttttgaaaatcatcattatatctctttttaattttctaaatctttcaaaaaacaaaactcatgtGTTTCTATCAAtttctataaattaattttaataattttaaattaaaattatatttttataatgctattcaattaagatattaatttttaatttttaattaaaattaattgataaaaattgacaaataaatatattttgatagatATAATAATGTAAACGAAAGTTaatgatagttttttttataaacatagAATCAAAGTTAAATaatcagaaaattaaaaaaatttaaataaaatttgcccttatttaaaaatcaaaatttgattaTCTTTAGCTGATAATGAGTCTTGGTTTTAATTTTCATGTTTCAGGATTTATAAAAACACAGGATatcttttgattaaattaaaatcttattccacgttttttttttccataaattcaTCAATTATTGTTCTGCTGAGATCATTATTGTTGCAGCAGACCGACAAATGTATTGTCATttaataaaggaaaataaatgcGATAAATAATTCCAACTAACCACTGGTGCACCACGATGAAcacgaaaataataataataataataataataataataactcttATTTGTACATGGTCAAAGGCATAGAGCAAATTTCCGGTGTGGCTACCacgtagtatttttttttttttttggtatgggAGTTTGGTACCACCATGATTTTTTTCCAGGGCATGATCAAGAccgacatttttttttctttttttgggtactttTATGACAGTACGACTATCCAatactttttcctttctttgatAACAACTACGTAGTggtcttcttttttctcttggtttttttttttttgaatagacaACTACGTGGTAGTTGACCAACTAATCAGTTACACTATTTAAACCCACCCATAAAATAATGCCACGACGAAACAAAAaatactctcttttttttttttttttttcctttggaatAATATTATTAGCATATGTGTTACATTTTAAGAAAATCCGTTGAATAAAGGGGAAACAAAAGCTAGTTAATTAGCCAGATTTCtatataaataagttaatatgtatgtatatagacCAGAAATATCAATGGTCAAATTTTTAGCTTTGAAGTCGGGATGATTAAGCAGAGGGTGCCATTCGAAAAGATTTGGAATCACTGTTCCCATGCAAAGGCCATTCTTATTGGCCTTGCTGatcaatttgtttgtttttcgaGGAATTGTAGCATTTAGCTGTTATGCACCAAGCTGGATAGCAATCAGAGCAAGAAAGATCTTGGAAGCTAAACCAAGAACTCCCATTTtgttatgagaaaaaaaaaaaaaagggttggaactttttctttttggattgtCAAAGCATTGGTGTTAAAGAGGAAGGTGATGAGAAAAGAAATTTATAGAGAAATGGATGCGGCAAATAGTGTAAAGATCACAGCATCTCTAATAAAGATGTAAACTATGAAAACTAGCATACTACATAAAATgtggatttttaaaaaaaaaattatttttgaataataatttgtacaatgaatatcaaattaatatgtGCTTTCCGAAGCTTTATtagatattataaattattttttataatttaaaaaaaaaatcatattttaagtTTTCATAAACATCAAGGGTCaatgattgattaaaaaacaTCAATGATCAATTTTCTAGCATTGTAGTCGGGAATCGGGATGATTAAGCAAAGGGCTCATTTCGAAAAGATTTGGAATCACTATTCCTAGGCAAGGGCCGGCCTTTCTATCAATTTTCTTGGAATCATTATTCATAAAGCTGGATCACTGCAGCGCAAAAAATATCATAGAAGCTATCCACGACCCCCTTTTTTCTTgagaaaagtaaataaataaagggttggaactttatttttggatatgtcAAATAATGTTTTTGGTAAATGGACATGTCAAATAGTTGGTGTTAAAGAAGGACGGTAATTGTGATGAGAAGAGAATCATTGGTGTGATGTCTGACTAAAggagggaggaaaaaaaaaaaaaaaaaagcgctaGTGCAAAGGGTATAATATTTTTGCCaacttttttcgttttttttatttattatttatcaattttccaGTTCTTAAGATTTTAAGTCTATAAATATAAAGGATATACCAATTCATCCTAAACTATACTTAATTACTTTAGCACTTTATACTCTAAACTTTTTTTCTAGCATTGTACAtcctaaattttacttttctttgcTTATTGCACTTTCGTAATTTTTCTATTAACTTTGTAATAGATTTGTCACATAATGGCATATGGGATAAAAATAAAGGTGCGGATTATAATTCTATATAGTTTATGgtatttcaaatgaaaaattaacaaactttcttttgttaaaaataattattattcttctaaTAAATTAGTAAAGTTTTTAAGGAATGCAAACgtaatttttgaagaaataaaaaataatattgtctaAATATTATAgagattcaaaaaaaataaaataaaataaagacctataaaaaaaaatggtaatcttagtattataaaatctaaaagaaaactttgaaagattattttttcaaaacagttattttatttgtttcacgtattttttatattgatatttattattttttttaaaaatacttttaagattttctaatatgtatttttttatataaaaatttactttttcaaaatatatatatatatatatatatttagtgcatgttcaattttttttttggtctttatttattgtttttttttaaggaaatcaATTATTTgcaaagatttttatttttatttttgaaaaatcacattttaatttttttacaaacttCTTTAAActataatagttttatttaatgacctttttgtatttaattaattttttatttcaaaatttttacatGTTGCACTCTAAACTGTACGAAATTGCACTTTGCATTTTCATGTTTTACCCCATGTGTCAACTATGTGATAAGGCAGTTAAaaagttaaccaaaaaaaaaaaatgcaaagtgCAAAGAAAAATGACATTCAGATGCACAAtgccagggaaaaaaaaaaaaaaaaaaagacattaatTGTGCAAGATGTTAAAGTGAAAATAATTTAAGATGTATTGATGTCAATATCTCTATTTCAAATGAAAACTATGACCTTGAAGCTATACATAGCCGTATGCTAAGCTATTTACTAAAATAAGCTAATACTAACTAGGACTTGAggattttctaaaatttgatgGATCACCCTtttgatttttctctttttcttttgtttaaagaactcttttatcttttaaaaaatattatttattattatgaatgATCCATCCTTAGCAAACACTAACATTTACAATGTAATTTAATAggctattataaaattttacttcctatattagattataattttagaagataaaatacaaaataaattaaacaaaatttaaccaatcaatatttttcaaatcaaaacttccattgataacgattaataataaaactcagTCTTTTTCCCTTAATATAAATCAGTAAGCATGTCAAAGTTGACCGTATAGGctatcaatttgtttttttattttttatttttgtccgtTAAAAAGATCGGATAGGCTCTCATGATTAAGGTATATGCAGCATGCATGTGAAATGCATGGGATAAGATTGTCTTACAAAAGCTATGTCCTTTTTGTCccgcttttatttatttattttttagcacATCTCTACATTGctttatgtaatttttgtttcGAAGAgttagattctttttttttcctttttttttttccatttttattttttccccttgaTAGATCTAATAGTCAGCTCAAATgtcttttctctgtttttgcACGTTATTTTTTTccgttaaaatattaaattatccatAACCGtaatattgaaaaaacaaaaaattgattcATACAAACTTTTATATTCAAACATCCCAGTAAtgccaatttaaaaaaaaaaaagaaaaagaaaaaaaaaacgcatCCTTGTAATTAACCCGTCGTGTGACAACGTTTAAaatcaaacatatataaatgaataaccATTTATAACGACAAAAAATGTTGTTTATAATGAAccttattttataaatagttttaaatgattttcaatTAAGTATTTCTGTGAactccaaaaacaaaattaggtatttttgttccttttgtttttctcttgtagcttgtagttttctttttttttttctttgagaaataaatatttgatgttAGATAagaattctaaatattatttaagGTACAAATTAAGTATACACAATTAATAAAACCTTTAatagaaattgaaattaaaaaaccaGAAACATAAATCTACATTATTAAACTAAGTTCtttaatttttcccttttttctttttattattcaaaaaaattcatttacgctcatttaattttgttattatttcatttaaaatctatatttttaaaaatcaccATTATAGcttcttttagtttttaaaatctttcaaaagaAACTCAtctattagtttttattaatttttatcagttaattttaataatttaaaattaatattatattttataatattattcaattataaacttctttttcatctttaattattaaaaatttaattaacaaaaattgacaaataattatattttgataaatacaaTAAACTAAATGAAAGTCAATGATAGCTTTTCTTAAACATTAAATCttaaggaaataataataaaatcaaaaaattgtaaataaaattttcccttgtttaaaaatcaaaagtgATTATCTTTTGTTGATTATGAGTCTCGGTTTTATTTTACTTGTTTCAGGCTTTATAAAACACAGGATATCTTTTGATTGAATTAAATTCTTATTTCcaccccttctttttttttttttttttttttttttttttgtctgtaAACTCATCAATTATTGTTCTCCTGGGGTCATTGTTGTTGCAGCAGACTGACAAATGTATTGTCATTTAACAAGGAGAAATAAATGCCACAAATAATTCCAAATGTATTGTCATTTAACAAGGGGAAATAAACGCCACAAATAATTCCAAGTAACCTCCGGTGCACCACGATgcacacaaataataataataataataataataataactcttACTTGTACATGGTCAAAGGCTTGGAGCAAATTTTCGGTGTGGCTACAACACAATTGTGTCTGAGAGTTTGGTACTACCgtgatttgtttttttccaaGGCATGATCaaaccaacatttttttttttcttcctttttgtaCTTATacttttcacctttttttataACAACTACGTAATagttttttgcctttttttttttatttattttgaaaagacAACTGAGCAACTAATCAATTAGACTATTAAAACCCACCCATAAATAATGCCACCTCGAAACGATCATCcagcaaattttattttagtcaCAGTGCATGCATTGAATAATAGAACATATATATCacgtaaatatgaaattttttttttttttctaaacaaagCTCTTTAATAGTAATTTGTATGATGAATGTTAAACTAACATGGTATAGATATTGTTAATGTgaatatttatatcttaaagttttgttatatattataaattttttttaaatagtcatttttaaagaaaaaaacaatttaataaaatacgtaattaactaattaatagcTCTTGTGGACAATTTATTAAagaacaatttttaaattaactgTCAATGTATTAGATATTTATGCTATTGATATagaaatactatttaaaattcATGTCACATAGGCAACCATCCATATTTTCACTAGAATTGCTCtaatataaaaagatataaaGGCATGGTAaaaccgtatatatatatatatatatatagatgaaatCGTATAAATATATGCAATTACATTGAGCTTTAGAAGGcactaaatcaattttttttagatacatgccaatccaatatatatagcTGTACAAAATAAGAGTTTCAATCAATTCCTAGTCAAGGTAAGGACATGGTATTAAGTGTGAAAGCAcgttttcaattatatatatgtatatattggatgagaaatatttataaaaccaaaaaaaaacaaaaaaaaaaaggatgagaaAATGAATTCATGGATAGACATGTCAATATCAAGCGATAAGGCATATTAAATGCATGTGATAAGATTGTCATCATAAAGCTATGTCCTTACCGTTGTCCTTTTTCCGTCACTTCATGTTAACA includes the following:
- the LOC107420645 gene encoding uncharacterized protein LOC107420645, whose translation is MGVLGVASRIFLALIAIQLGAHQINATIPLKTNKLINKANKNGPYIGIVIPNLFELNPLLNHPDFKAKNLTIDISGRRYRFGTIAGKKVILTLTGLGMVNSAVTTQLLLTLFNVEGVLHYGIAGNANPSLHIGDVAIPQSWSHSGLWNWQRYGQGPEDELPLEANGDYTRELGYINIPNYTVNVSDEDFGSYDNLLNNIWYQREEVFPIDGTPEQRQHAFWVPVDSLYYHLAQNLEGLELEDCVNSTTCLTTTPKVVRVERGTSASIYLDNAAYRGFLYEKFNISPVEMESAAVALISFQQRIPFIVIRALSDLAGGGSADSNEADTFITLAANNSVAVAVEFVKLLPNATLAAY